The Pseudomonadota bacterium DNA window GCCTTTGCCTATGCTCAAGCTTGCTTCGCTTTGCTTTCCGGATCAGGAAAAAAGCTGTTTTTTCTGTTGTCCGCCGATTCGAGACCCGGAAGCCGACCCGCTCGACGACATTCCGAGAACGAAAACCATCCTGCGTTGCAATCGTCTGGAACTGGAAAAGAGACTGGCCGCCCCCACCGAAAGCCCAGGGGATTTCTGCTGGGGGCTCGGTTTCCTTGACGACGACGAGAAACAGGCGGGTTGTTTGTTACATCCGGCTCGTCATCACGGCCGTGATCTTCGCGATTTAACAGGTTACCAGTTTAAATGCGCCAATGCCCTCTGTCGTGAAGCCCAGGTTTTCGCCAAGCTCTCACTGAATGAACAACAGTTTTGCCTGAGCCTTTGCCAAGGCATGGATTCTCTGCATTACTCAAGCCGACGCAATCCTCTGATGCGCCTGCTGCTCTGGGGGGAAGAAATTGTCGGGATTCTGATCGCGGAGCAAGACCGCGCCCATTCCGACTCAGGACAGTCCGGGCCTGGCCGAAAACCCTATCCCTCCTTGCCCTTCCACTCGAAAGTTTTTCTCAATAATATAAGCTTTCTCTGGAAAAAACTTGATGCCCGTCTGGACGCCTATCTGGCCCTGATTGTCATCAACCGTTTTGGACTGGATTTTTTCCGGAAGCATGTTGACCGGTTTATCGAGTTCAGAAACCATCTCGCCGCCAGCGTGAGAAAAGATTACGCTGGCCGTAGGGTTTCAACCCGGCGGCCTTCTCATGAGCTGAAAATCCCCTTAAGCTTTTCCCGTTTTCTGAAATTTGCCGCCGAGCTCTGGGAGCTGCCGCCCGGTTGTGAAAGCGATTTAAATCTGAAAGTTGAAAATAATATCCGCTTATTTTTTGGTTAGACATCTCAGCTGAGCCTGCGGCCGAATCAGAACGCTGACTGACAATCCGACCGGGAGAAAGCCCTCTCTCCGGCAGTAAAATTATCGTGGAGTTTATTAAAATGCTTGAAATCACAGTGCGCTCCACCCATGTAGATGTCATGGGACATGTTAACAACGCCAAATACGTCGAATATCTTGAATGGGGACGCTGTGACGAGGTTGAAAAGGCCGGCGTTGATCTCTGGCAGATGGTCCGGGAAGGACTGGGTTTTGCCGTTGTCAACCTCAACATTCATTATCGCCGCGAAGCTGTGGTTGGCGAGGTTCTTGTTATCGAGACTATCTTTCGGGAGTTACGCAACCACAAGC harbors:
- a CDS encoding acyl-CoA thioesterase, encoding MLEITVRSTHVDVMGHVNNAKYVEYLEWGRCDEVEKAGVDLWQMVREGLGFAVVNLNIHYRREAVVGEVLVIETIFRELRNHKLGIVDQVIRKKNNGEIVCEAEVSFLIFDLQRRKSIPMPENIQALIKK